From a single Callithrix jacchus isolate 240 chromosome 5, calJac240_pri, whole genome shotgun sequence genomic region:
- the SREBF1 gene encoding sterol regulatory element-binding protein 1 isoform X10 encodes MDELPFSEAVLEQALSEPCDLDAALLTDIEDMLQLINNQDSDFPGLFDPPYAGGEAGSTDPASPDPSSPASLSPPPATLSSSLEGFLSGPEAAPSPLSPPQPAPAPLKMYPPVPTFSPGPGIKEESVPLSILQPPTPQPLPGALLPQSFPAPAPPQFSSTPVLGYPSPAGSFSKGSPPGSTQQPLPGLPLASPPGVPPVSLHTQVQSAAPQQLLTVTAAPTAAPATTTVTSQIQQVPVLLQPHFIKADSLLLTTMKTDGATVKAAGLGPLVSGATVQTGPLPTLVSGGTILATVPLVVDADKLPINRLAAGSKAPGSAQSRGEKRTAHNAIEKRYRSSINDKIIELKDLVVGTEAKLNKSAVLRKAIDYIRFLQHSNQKLKQENLSLRTAVHKSKSLKDLVLACGGGGSTDVLMEGVKTEVEDTLTPPPSDAGSPFQSSPLSLGSRGSGSGGSGSDSEPDSPVFDDSQQAKPEQRPTAHSGGMLDRSRLALCTLVFLCLSCNPLASLLGARGLPSPSETTSIYHIPGRNVLGTESRDGPGWAQWLLPPVVWLLNGLLVLVSLVLLFVYGEPVTRPHSDPAVHFWRHRKQADLDLARGDFAQAAQQLWLALRALGRPLPTSHLDLACSLLWNLIRHLLQRLWVGRWLAGRAGGLQRDCSLRVDARASARDAALVYHKLHQLHTMGKYTGGHLTATNLALSALNLAECAGDAVSVVTLAEIYVVAALRVKTSLPRALHFLTRFFLSSARQVCLAQSGSVPLAMQWLCHPVGHRFFVDGDWAVLSTPRESLYSLAGNPVDPLAQVTQLFREHLLERALNCVAQPNPSPGSADGDKEFSDALGYLQLLNSCSDAAGAPTCSFSISSSMATTTGVDPVAKWWASLTAVVIHWLRRDEEAAEQLCPLVEHLPRVLQESERPLPRAALHSFKAARALLGCAKAESGPASLTICEKASGYLQDSLATTPAGSSLDKAVQLFLCDLLLVVRTSLWHQQQPPAPAPAGQGASSGPQASALELRGFQRDLSSLRRLAQSFRPAMRRVFLHEATARLMAGASPARTHQLLDRSLRRRAGPGGKGGVATELEPRPTRREHAEALLLASCYLPPGFLSAPGQRIGMLAEAARTLEKLGDRRLLHDCQQMLMRLGGGTTVTYS; translated from the exons ACATGCTTCAGCTTATCAACAACCAAGACAGTGACTTCCCTGGCCTGTTTGACCCACCCTATGCTGGGGGTGAGGCAGGGAGTACGGACCCTGCCAGCCCCGATCCCAGCTCCCCAGCCAGCTTGTCTCCACCTCCTGCTACACTGAGCTCCTCCCTCGAAGGCTTCCTGAGTGGGCCGGAGGCAGCACCCTCGcccctgtcccctccccagcctgcACCTGCTCCATTGAAGATGTACCCGCCTGTGCCCACTTTCTCCCCTGGGCCTGGTATCAAGGAAGAGTCAGTGCCACTGAGCATCCtgcagccccccaccccacagccccTGCCCGGGGCCCTCCTGCCGCAGAGCTTCCCAGCCCCGGCCCCTCCGCAGTTCAGCTCCACCCCTGTGTTGGGCTACCCCAGCCCTGCCGGCAGCTTCTCCAAAG GGAGCCCTCCCGGGAGCACCCAGCAGCCGCTGCCTGGCCTGCCACTGGCTTCCCCGCCAGGAGTTCCGCCCGTCTCCTTGCACACCCAGGTCCAGAGTGCAGCCCCCCAGCAGCTACTGACAGTCACAGCTGCCCCCACGGCAGCCCCTGCAACGACCACTGTGACCTCGCAGATCCAGCAGGTTCCG GTCCTGCTGCAGCCCCACTTCATCAAGGCAGACTCACTGCTTCTGACAACCATGAAGACAGATGGAGCCACTGTGAAGGCGGCGGGTCTCGGCCCCCTGGTCTCTGGTGCCACTGTACAGACAGGGCCTTTGCCG ACTCTGGTGAGTGGCGGAACCATCTTGGCAACAGTGCCGCTGGTCGTAGATGCGGACAAGCTGCCCATCAACCGGCTGGCAGCTGGCAGCAAGGCCCCGGGCTCAGCCCAGAGCCGTGGAGAGAAGCGCACAGCCCACAATGCCATTGAGAAGCGCTACCGCTCCTCCATCAATGACAAAATCATCGAGCTCAAGGACCTGGTGGTGGGCACTGAGGCAAAG CTGAATAAATCTGCTGTCTTGCGCAAGGCCATCGACTACATCCGCTTTCTACAACACAGCAACCAGAAACTCAAGCAGGAGAACCTGAGTCTGCGCACTGCTGTCCACAAAAGCA AATCTCTGAAGGACCTGGTGTTGGCCTGTGGCGGTGGAGGGAGCACAGATGTGCTCATGGAGGGTGTGAAGACGGAGGTGGAGGACACACTGACCCCACCCCCCTCAGATGCCGGCTCACCCTTCCAGAGCAGCCCCTTGTCCCTTGGCAGCAGGGGCAGCGGCAGCGGTGGCAGTGGCAGTGACTCGGAGCCTGACAGCCCCGTCTTTGATGACAGCCAG CAGGCAAAGCCGGAGCAGCGGCCGACTGCACACAGTGGGGGCATGCTGGACCGCTCCCGCCTCGCCCTGTGCACACTCGTCTTCCTCTGCCTGTCCTGCAACCCCTTGGCCTCCTTGCTGGGGGCCCGAGGGCTTCCCAGCCCCTCAGAAACCACCAGCATCTACCACATCCCTGGGCGCAACGTGCTGGGCACCGAGAGCCGAG ATGGCCCTGGTTGGGCCCAGTGGCTGCTGCCCCCCGTGGTCTGGCTGCTCAATGGGCTGCTGGTGCTGGTCTCCTTGGTGCTTCTCTTTGTCTACGGAGAGCCAGTCACGCGGCCCCACTCAGACCCCGCTGTGCACTTCTGGAGGCATCGCAAGCAGGCCGACCTGGACCTGGCCCGG GGGGACTTTGCCCAGGCTGCCCAACAGTTGTGGCTGGCCCTGCGGGCGCTGGGCCggcccctgcccacctcccacctGGACCTGGCATGTAGCCTCCTCTGGAACCTCATCCGTCACCTGCTGCAGCGTCTCTGGGTGGGCCGCTGGCTGGCAGGCCGAGCAGGGGGCCTGCAGAGGGACTGCTCTCTGCGGGTGGATGCTCGTGCCAGTGCCCGAGATGCGGCCCTGGTCTACCATAAGCTGCACCAGCTGCACACCATGG GGAAGTACACAGGTGGGCATCTCACTGCCACCAACCTGGCGCTGAGTGCCCTGAACCTGGCAGAGTGTGCAGGGGATGCCGTGTCTGTGGTGACGCTGGCCGAGATCTATGTGGTAGCTGCATTGAGAGTGAAGACCAGTCTTCCGAGGGCCTTGCATTTTCTGACA CGTTTCTTCCTGAGCAGCGCTCGCCAGgtctgcctggcacagagtggctCAGTGCCCCTTGCCATGCAGTGGCTCTGCCACCCAGTGGGCCATCGTTTCTTCGTGGATGGGGACTGGGCCGTGCTCAGCACCCCACGGGAGAGCCTGTACAGCTTGGCTGGGAACCCAG TGGACCCCCTGGCCCAGGTGACTCAGCTATTCCGGGAACATCTCTTGGAGCGAGCACTGAACTGTGTGGCCCAGCCCAACCCCAGTCCTGGGTCAGCTGATGGGGACAA GGAATTCTCGGATGCCCTCGGGTACCTGCAGCTGTTGAACAGCTGTTCTGATGCCGCTGGAGCTCCcacctgcagcttctccatcagttCCAgcatggccaccaccactg GGGTAGACCCGGTGGCCAAGTGGTGGGCCTCTCTGACAGCCGTGGTGATCCACTGGCTGCGGCGGGACGAGGAGGCGGCTGAGCAGCTGTGCCCGCTGGTGGAGCACCTGCCCCGGGTGCTGCAGGAGTCTGA GAGACCCCTGCCCAGGGCGGCTCTGCACTCATTCAAGGCTGCCCGGGCCCTCCTGGGCTGTGCCAAGGCAGAGTCTGGCCCAGCCAGCCTGACCATCTGTGAGAAGGCCAGTGGGTACCTTCAGGACAGCCTGGCTACCACACCAGCCGGCAGCTCCCTTGACAAG GCCGTGCAGCTGTTCCTGTGTGACCTACTCCTCGTGGTGCGTACCAGCCTGTGGCACCAGCAGCagcccccggccccggccccagcAGGCCAGGGTGCCAGCAGCGGGCCCCAGGCTTCCGCGCTTGAGCTCCGTGGTTTCCAGCGGGACCTGAGCAGCTTGAGGCGGCTGGCACAGAGCTTCCGGCCTGCCATGCGGAGG GTGTTCCTACATGAAGCCACGGCCCGGCTGATGGCGGGGGCCAGCCCCGCACGAACACACCAGCTCCTGGACCGCAGTCTGAGGCGGCGGGCAGGCCCTGGCGGCAAAGGAG GCGTGGCGACGGAGCTGGAGCCGCGGCCCACGCGGCGGGAGCACGCGGAGGCCTTGCTGCTGGCCTCCTGCTACCTGCCCCCCGGCTTCCTGTCGGCGCCCGGGCAGCGCATTGGCATGCTGGCTGAGGCGGCGCGAACGCTTGAGAAGCTCGGCGATCGCCGGCTGCTGCACGACTGTCAGCAGATGCTCATGCGCCTGGGTGGTGGGACCACTGTCACTTACAGCTAG
- the SREBF1 gene encoding sterol regulatory element-binding protein 1 isoform X5 has protein sequence MDELPFSEAVLEQALSEPCDLDAALLTDIEDMLQLINNQDSDFPGLFDPPYAGGEAGSTDPASPDPSSPASLSPPPATLSSSLEGFLSGPEAAPSPLSPPQPAPAPLKMYPPVPTFSPGPGIKEESVPLSILQPPTPQPLPGALLPQSFPAPAPPQFSSTPVLGYPSPAGSFSKGSPPGSTQQPLPGLPLASPPGVPPVSLHTQVQSAAPQQLLTVTAAPTAAPATTTVTSQIQQVPVLLQPHFIKADSLLLTTMKTDGATVKAAGLGPLVSGATVQTGPLPTLVSGGTILATVPLVVDADKLPINRLAAGSKAPGSAQSRGEKRTAHNAIEKRYRSSINDKIIELKDLVVGTEAKLNKSAVLRKAIDYIRFLQHSNQKLKQENLSLRTAVHKSKSLKDLVLACGGGGSTDVLMEGVKTEVEDTLTPPPSDAGSPFQSSPLSLGSRGSGSGGSGSDSEPDSPVFDDSQAKPEQRPTAHSGGMLDRSRLALCTLVFLCLSCNPLASLLGARGLPSPSETTSIYHIPGRNVLGTESRDGPGWAQWLLPPVVWLLNGLLVLVSLVLLFVYGEPVTRPHSDPAVHFWRHRKQADLDLARVRGWPWQSGQGPRLRRCCVSACSLLPVHTMKILAFPCICRPPLTLQSLLCTALLSCGAAALNSLSHLEITHLQGDFAQAAQQLWLALRALGRPLPTSHLDLACSLLWNLIRHLLQRLWVGRWLAGRAGGLQRDCSLRVDARASARDAALVYHKLHQLHTMGKYTGGHLTATNLALSALNLAECAGDAVSVVTLAEIYVVAALRVKTSLPRALHFLTRFFLSSARQVCLAQSGSVPLAMQWLCHPVGHRFFVDGDWAVLSTPRESLYSLAGNPVDPLAQVTQLFREHLLERALNCVAQPNPSPGSADGDKEFSDALGYLQLLNSCSDAAGAPTCSFSISSSMATTTGVDPVAKWWASLTAVVIHWLRRDEEAAEQLCPLVEHLPRVLQESERPLPRAALHSFKAARALLGCAKAESGPASLTICEKASGYLQDSLATTPAGSSLDKAVQLFLCDLLLVVRTSLWHQQQPPAPAPAGQGASSGPQASALELRGFQRDLSSLRRLAQSFRPAMRRVFLHEATARLMAGASPARTHQLLDRSLRRRAGPGGKGGVATELEPRPTRREHAEALLLASCYLPPGFLSAPGQRIGMLAEAARTLEKLGDRRLLHDCQQMLMRLGGGTTVTYS, from the exons ACATGCTTCAGCTTATCAACAACCAAGACAGTGACTTCCCTGGCCTGTTTGACCCACCCTATGCTGGGGGTGAGGCAGGGAGTACGGACCCTGCCAGCCCCGATCCCAGCTCCCCAGCCAGCTTGTCTCCACCTCCTGCTACACTGAGCTCCTCCCTCGAAGGCTTCCTGAGTGGGCCGGAGGCAGCACCCTCGcccctgtcccctccccagcctgcACCTGCTCCATTGAAGATGTACCCGCCTGTGCCCACTTTCTCCCCTGGGCCTGGTATCAAGGAAGAGTCAGTGCCACTGAGCATCCtgcagccccccaccccacagccccTGCCCGGGGCCCTCCTGCCGCAGAGCTTCCCAGCCCCGGCCCCTCCGCAGTTCAGCTCCACCCCTGTGTTGGGCTACCCCAGCCCTGCCGGCAGCTTCTCCAAAG GGAGCCCTCCCGGGAGCACCCAGCAGCCGCTGCCTGGCCTGCCACTGGCTTCCCCGCCAGGAGTTCCGCCCGTCTCCTTGCACACCCAGGTCCAGAGTGCAGCCCCCCAGCAGCTACTGACAGTCACAGCTGCCCCCACGGCAGCCCCTGCAACGACCACTGTGACCTCGCAGATCCAGCAGGTTCCG GTCCTGCTGCAGCCCCACTTCATCAAGGCAGACTCACTGCTTCTGACAACCATGAAGACAGATGGAGCCACTGTGAAGGCGGCGGGTCTCGGCCCCCTGGTCTCTGGTGCCACTGTACAGACAGGGCCTTTGCCG ACTCTGGTGAGTGGCGGAACCATCTTGGCAACAGTGCCGCTGGTCGTAGATGCGGACAAGCTGCCCATCAACCGGCTGGCAGCTGGCAGCAAGGCCCCGGGCTCAGCCCAGAGCCGTGGAGAGAAGCGCACAGCCCACAATGCCATTGAGAAGCGCTACCGCTCCTCCATCAATGACAAAATCATCGAGCTCAAGGACCTGGTGGTGGGCACTGAGGCAAAG CTGAATAAATCTGCTGTCTTGCGCAAGGCCATCGACTACATCCGCTTTCTACAACACAGCAACCAGAAACTCAAGCAGGAGAACCTGAGTCTGCGCACTGCTGTCCACAAAAGCA AATCTCTGAAGGACCTGGTGTTGGCCTGTGGCGGTGGAGGGAGCACAGATGTGCTCATGGAGGGTGTGAAGACGGAGGTGGAGGACACACTGACCCCACCCCCCTCAGATGCCGGCTCACCCTTCCAGAGCAGCCCCTTGTCCCTTGGCAGCAGGGGCAGCGGCAGCGGTGGCAGTGGCAGTGACTCGGAGCCTGACAGCCCCGTCTTTGATGACAGCCAG GCAAAGCCGGAGCAGCGGCCGACTGCACACAGTGGGGGCATGCTGGACCGCTCCCGCCTCGCCCTGTGCACACTCGTCTTCCTCTGCCTGTCCTGCAACCCCTTGGCCTCCTTGCTGGGGGCCCGAGGGCTTCCCAGCCCCTCAGAAACCACCAGCATCTACCACATCCCTGGGCGCAACGTGCTGGGCACCGAGAGCCGAG ATGGCCCTGGTTGGGCCCAGTGGCTGCTGCCCCCCGTGGTCTGGCTGCTCAATGGGCTGCTGGTGCTGGTCTCCTTGGTGCTTCTCTTTGTCTACGGAGAGCCAGTCACGCGGCCCCACTCAGACCCCGCTGTGCACTTCTGGAGGCATCGCAAGCAGGCCGACCTGGACCTGGCCCGGGTAAGGGGGTGGCCCTGGCAGAGTGGGCAGGGCCCCAGGCTGAGAAGGTGCTGCGTGTCAGCCTGTTCCCTGCTCCCTGTGCACACCATGAAGATCCTGGCCTTCCCGTGCATCTGCAGACCCCCACTGACCCTCCAGAGCCTGCTGTGTACAGCTCTTCTGAGCTGTGGGGCAGCTGCTCTGAACTCACTTTCTCACCTGGAAATCACTCATCTGCAGGGGGACTTTGCCCAGGCTGCCCAACAGTTGTGGCTGGCCCTGCGGGCGCTGGGCCggcccctgcccacctcccacctGGACCTGGCATGTAGCCTCCTCTGGAACCTCATCCGTCACCTGCTGCAGCGTCTCTGGGTGGGCCGCTGGCTGGCAGGCCGAGCAGGGGGCCTGCAGAGGGACTGCTCTCTGCGGGTGGATGCTCGTGCCAGTGCCCGAGATGCGGCCCTGGTCTACCATAAGCTGCACCAGCTGCACACCATGG GGAAGTACACAGGTGGGCATCTCACTGCCACCAACCTGGCGCTGAGTGCCCTGAACCTGGCAGAGTGTGCAGGGGATGCCGTGTCTGTGGTGACGCTGGCCGAGATCTATGTGGTAGCTGCATTGAGAGTGAAGACCAGTCTTCCGAGGGCCTTGCATTTTCTGACA CGTTTCTTCCTGAGCAGCGCTCGCCAGgtctgcctggcacagagtggctCAGTGCCCCTTGCCATGCAGTGGCTCTGCCACCCAGTGGGCCATCGTTTCTTCGTGGATGGGGACTGGGCCGTGCTCAGCACCCCACGGGAGAGCCTGTACAGCTTGGCTGGGAACCCAG TGGACCCCCTGGCCCAGGTGACTCAGCTATTCCGGGAACATCTCTTGGAGCGAGCACTGAACTGTGTGGCCCAGCCCAACCCCAGTCCTGGGTCAGCTGATGGGGACAA GGAATTCTCGGATGCCCTCGGGTACCTGCAGCTGTTGAACAGCTGTTCTGATGCCGCTGGAGCTCCcacctgcagcttctccatcagttCCAgcatggccaccaccactg GGGTAGACCCGGTGGCCAAGTGGTGGGCCTCTCTGACAGCCGTGGTGATCCACTGGCTGCGGCGGGACGAGGAGGCGGCTGAGCAGCTGTGCCCGCTGGTGGAGCACCTGCCCCGGGTGCTGCAGGAGTCTGA GAGACCCCTGCCCAGGGCGGCTCTGCACTCATTCAAGGCTGCCCGGGCCCTCCTGGGCTGTGCCAAGGCAGAGTCTGGCCCAGCCAGCCTGACCATCTGTGAGAAGGCCAGTGGGTACCTTCAGGACAGCCTGGCTACCACACCAGCCGGCAGCTCCCTTGACAAG GCCGTGCAGCTGTTCCTGTGTGACCTACTCCTCGTGGTGCGTACCAGCCTGTGGCACCAGCAGCagcccccggccccggccccagcAGGCCAGGGTGCCAGCAGCGGGCCCCAGGCTTCCGCGCTTGAGCTCCGTGGTTTCCAGCGGGACCTGAGCAGCTTGAGGCGGCTGGCACAGAGCTTCCGGCCTGCCATGCGGAGG GTGTTCCTACATGAAGCCACGGCCCGGCTGATGGCGGGGGCCAGCCCCGCACGAACACACCAGCTCCTGGACCGCAGTCTGAGGCGGCGGGCAGGCCCTGGCGGCAAAGGAG GCGTGGCGACGGAGCTGGAGCCGCGGCCCACGCGGCGGGAGCACGCGGAGGCCTTGCTGCTGGCCTCCTGCTACCTGCCCCCCGGCTTCCTGTCGGCGCCCGGGCAGCGCATTGGCATGCTGGCTGAGGCGGCGCGAACGCTTGAGAAGCTCGGCGATCGCCGGCTGCTGCACGACTGTCAGCAGATGCTCATGCGCCTGGGTGGTGGGACCACTGTCACTTACAGCTAG